A genomic segment from Candidatus Brocadia sp. encodes:
- a CDS encoding ATP-dependent DNA helicase PcrA, translating into MSLLQDVTDKQREAITHIEGPLLVVAGAGSGKTRVITRRIGYLMSQGVRPHNILAITFTNKAADEMYERVKQFSSHKGLWVSTFHKMCSRILRRNIDRLGYSRDFSIYDTTDQLNRVKSIMAELQLDTTRWKPRSVISSISNAKNKLVDPETFSSTASGFYNLNVSQIYKKYQALLKANNALDFDDLLIKTIELFKTHPDILEMYQDQFRFILIDEYQDTNYSQYTITRLLANRYRNICVTGDPDQSIYGWRGADIRNIMDFEKDYPDAKVVLLEQNYRSTKHILHAASSVIQQNKYRRQKTLWTENTLGEKIKVVYCEDEHGEADEIARLIRELKNRGMKYSEIAVFYRTNAQSRVLEISLRNSGIAYTIIGGVEFYQRKEIKDILSYLRLCINPHDEVALERTINTPTRGIGNTTVKKLKDWAAAQGTGLFHAIQHVGSIPEITGKSALAIKRFSELISGLQQLPRSPAEDIIKRVIERTNYFAFLRESGEKESEDRIANVEELVNAAHEYDITYGEGDLQGFLEEVALVSDVDELEDTAEAVTLMTLHTAKGLEFPVVFLTGMEEGLLPHSESNDVDEEIEEERRLCYVGITRAMKELFLTHAKRRMRYGQMNVCKPSRFLDEIPYEIVDAIDKTNREYSYNTYYNKSPSFHDTPSEFDLDTANPASATPGGNSLSFSSGEVVRHPLFGIGRILEVSGSNEKASVKVSFNVGGTKHLMLAYAKLERVI; encoded by the coding sequence ATGTCACTATTACAAGACGTTACCGACAAGCAACGTGAGGCAATTACCCACATCGAAGGACCTCTTTTGGTGGTGGCAGGAGCCGGGAGCGGGAAAACACGCGTGATTACACGCCGCATCGGCTATCTGATGTCGCAGGGTGTAAGGCCTCACAACATCCTTGCTATTACCTTTACCAACAAGGCGGCTGACGAGATGTATGAACGGGTAAAGCAATTTTCATCACATAAAGGACTCTGGGTCTCTACATTCCATAAGATGTGTTCACGCATCCTGAGACGCAACATCGACCGGCTCGGATATTCAAGGGACTTTAGCATCTACGACACGACCGATCAACTGAACCGGGTGAAGTCCATTATGGCCGAGCTTCAACTGGATACCACGCGGTGGAAACCCCGCAGTGTTATCAGCTCCATTAGCAATGCCAAAAACAAACTCGTTGACCCCGAAACCTTTAGCTCGACTGCTTCAGGCTTTTACAACCTCAACGTCTCCCAGATTTATAAAAAATATCAGGCTCTTCTTAAAGCCAATAATGCACTGGATTTTGACGACCTCCTGATAAAAACCATCGAGCTGTTTAAGACCCATCCCGATATTCTGGAGATGTACCAGGACCAATTCAGGTTTATCCTCATTGACGAATATCAGGACACCAATTATTCCCAGTATACCATTACCCGTCTCCTGGCAAACAGATACAGAAACATCTGTGTAACGGGAGACCCTGACCAGTCCATCTATGGCTGGCGCGGGGCGGATATCCGGAATATTATGGATTTTGAGAAGGACTATCCCGATGCTAAAGTGGTGTTGTTAGAACAGAATTACCGCTCTACGAAACACATCCTCCATGCGGCCTCCAGTGTGATTCAGCAGAACAAATACCGAAGACAGAAGACCCTGTGGACAGAAAACACCCTGGGAGAAAAGATCAAGGTAGTTTACTGTGAAGACGAGCACGGTGAAGCAGATGAAATTGCCAGATTAATAAGAGAACTGAAAAACAGAGGTATGAAATATTCTGAGATTGCGGTATTTTACCGTACCAATGCCCAGTCCCGAGTACTGGAAATCTCTTTGAGAAACTCCGGGATCGCTTACACAATTATTGGTGGTGTTGAATTTTATCAAAGGAAGGAAATAAAGGATATCCTTTCCTATCTGAGATTGTGCATCAATCCACATGACGAGGTGGCCCTGGAACGTACCATCAATACCCCTACCCGTGGTATAGGAAATACCACCGTGAAAAAGCTGAAAGACTGGGCTGCTGCACAAGGCACAGGTCTTTTTCATGCCATACAACACGTTGGCTCCATACCAGAAATTACGGGTAAATCGGCCTTAGCAATAAAGAGATTTTCTGAACTCATCTCCGGTTTACAGCAACTGCCCAGATCACCCGCAGAAGATATTATTAAACGAGTGATTGAAAGGACAAACTATTTTGCATTTCTCAGGGAATCCGGGGAAAAGGAATCGGAGGACCGTATCGCCAACGTGGAAGAACTGGTCAATGCCGCTCATGAATACGACATAACTTATGGAGAGGGTGATTTACAGGGGTTTTTAGAGGAGGTAGCGCTTGTTTCCGACGTGGATGAACTGGAAGATACCGCTGAAGCAGTGACCCTCATGACACTTCACACGGCAAAGGGACTGGAATTCCCCGTTGTCTTTCTTACCGGCATGGAGGAGGGGTTGTTGCCCCATTCCGAATCAAACGACGTAGATGAAGAAATTGAAGAAGAGCGAAGGCTTTGTTACGTGGGCATCACACGGGCAATGAAGGAGCTCTTCCTTACCCATGCCAAGCGCAGGATGCGATACGGGCAAATGAACGTATGCAAGCCATCCCGGTTTTTAGATGAGATACCGTATGAAATCGTAGATGCGATTGATAAAACAAATCGTGAGTATTCTTATAACACGTATTACAATAAAAGCCCGTCATTTCATGACACACCATCTGAATTTGATTTAGACACCGCCAATCCGGCAAGCGCAACACCGGGAGGAAATTCTCTTTCGTTTTCGAGCGGGGAAGTGGTCAGACACCCCCTTTTTGGTATTGGAAGGATACTGGAAGTCTCCGGCAGCAATGAAAAGGCAAGCGTCAAGGTGAGTTTTAATGTCGGTGGGACAAAGCATCTCATGCTGGCATATGCGAAATTAGAACGGGTAATATAA
- a CDS encoding class I SAM-dependent methyltransferase — MVFYVLIGSTLLSLFANNQDKLFWDKKYETETYIFGKEPVEFLKEHIDILPRGKALDIAMGEGRNAVFLAKNGFAVDGCDISEIAVKKAKELAREHNVAIHAFVSDLETYQLPKATYDVIACFYYLQRDLIPQMKEALKPGGMIIYETYTIENWERGFEGPKNKDYLLKPNELLNLFKDLKVIYYRELVLNNKKAVASLIAKK; from the coding sequence ATGGTTTTTTACGTTCTTATCGGAAGCACTTTATTGTCGTTGTTTGCAAATAACCAGGACAAACTTTTTTGGGATAAGAAATACGAAACGGAGACTTATATCTTTGGTAAAGAACCGGTTGAATTCTTAAAAGAGCATATTGACATCCTGCCCCGGGGAAAGGCACTGGATATTGCCATGGGTGAGGGAAGGAATGCTGTGTTCCTGGCAAAAAACGGGTTTGCGGTGGATGGTTGTGATATCTCAGAAATAGCTGTTAAAAAAGCCAAAGAACTGGCAAGGGAACACAATGTCGCGATCCATGCCTTTGTCTCTGATTTAGAGACTTACCAATTGCCCAAAGCTACCTATGATGTGATAGCGTGTTTTTATTATCTGCAACGCGACCTCATTCCTCAGATGAAAGAGGCGCTAAAACCGGGAGGGATGATTATTTACGAGACCTATACCATAGAAAATTGGGAACGCGGATTCGAAGGCCCGAAAAATAAGGATTACTTATTGAAACCGAATGAACTTTTAAACCTCTTCAAGGACCTTAAAGTTATTTATTACCGGGAACTGGTTTTAAACAACAAAAAAGCCGTTGCGAGCCTGATTGCAAAGAAATAA
- the purD gene encoding phosphoribosylamine--glycine ligase, with product MKILIIGSGGREHALAWKIAQSPLVKRIFCAPGNPGIAEVAECIDIEAENIDGLYNFAVKQKIELTIVGPEDALMAGIVDRFRDGHLNIFGPNKRASILEGSKVFAKTLMRKHGIPTADFKVFEDLKQAKKHLSACEFPLVVKADGLAKGKGVFICKTLEEASKHIDDIMKEKIFGCAGDKVVIEEFLSGEEVSMLAITDGNTILPLPSVQDHKAIYDGDKGPNTGGMGAYTPVPSITEDMQLSIEENILVPIIHAMKRENRPYSGVIYAGLIITSTGPKVLEFNARFGDPETQVLLMRMKSDLVPLLLSTGKNTLEDTEIEWDNGASICVVMASKGYPDKYEKGFPISGLETVRGLDNVQVFHAGTSMKYGKVITNGGRVLAVTALGKNIPEAQKTVYGAIQKLSFEGAHYRRDIGAKAIYLKT from the coding sequence ATGAAAATATTGATTATTGGAAGCGGAGGACGAGAACACGCACTTGCATGGAAAATTGCACAATCGCCACTGGTAAAACGAATTTTCTGCGCACCGGGAAATCCGGGAATTGCAGAAGTTGCTGAATGCATTGATATAGAGGCAGAAAATATTGATGGTCTTTACAACTTCGCCGTCAAACAAAAAATAGAGCTGACCATTGTTGGTCCAGAAGATGCTTTAATGGCCGGCATCGTCGACAGATTCAGGGATGGACATCTGAATATATTTGGACCCAATAAAAGAGCATCGATTCTCGAGGGAAGCAAGGTCTTTGCAAAAACCCTTATGAGAAAACACGGCATCCCTACTGCCGATTTTAAGGTCTTTGAAGATTTAAAGCAGGCAAAAAAACATCTGTCGGCATGCGAATTCCCTTTGGTTGTTAAAGCCGATGGTTTGGCCAAGGGAAAAGGTGTTTTTATCTGTAAGACATTGGAAGAGGCCAGCAAACACATAGACGATATCATGAAGGAAAAAATCTTTGGATGCGCGGGTGACAAGGTCGTCATCGAAGAGTTTCTTTCAGGAGAAGAGGTCTCCATGCTTGCAATTACCGATGGAAATACCATTTTACCCCTTCCATCTGTGCAAGACCACAAGGCCATTTATGATGGTGACAAGGGGCCTAACACCGGCGGTATGGGAGCATACACACCCGTACCATCGATTACAGAAGATATGCAGCTTTCCATAGAGGAAAATATCCTGGTACCCATCATTCATGCCATGAAGAGAGAAAACCGACCTTATAGCGGTGTCATTTATGCAGGATTAATAATCACAAGCACCGGCCCAAAAGTGCTTGAATTTAATGCCCGATTTGGTGACCCCGAGACTCAGGTACTTCTCATGAGAATGAAGAGTGATTTGGTCCCGCTCCTGTTATCAACGGGAAAGAATACTTTAGAAGATACTGAAATTGAATGGGATAACGGCGCCTCCATATGCGTAGTTATGGCCTCTAAGGGCTACCCCGATAAATATGAAAAGGGGTTTCCCATTTCGGGACTGGAAACAGTAAGAGGACTGGATAATGTCCAGGTCTTTCATGCTGGGACCTCCATGAAATATGGCAAGGTTATAACCAATGGCGGGCGGGTGCTGGCGGTCACGGCTTTGGGAAAAAATATACCAGAGGCGCAGAAGACCGTTTATGGTGCAATTCAAAAATTATCTTTCGAGGGGGCGCATTATCGAAGAGATATTGGCGCAAAGGCCATTTATCTAAAGACTTAG
- a CDS encoding HDOD domain-containing protein: MTKNDVLKIVLKSPSLPTLPTVACKLISVSSKEETGMRDIAELISMDASLSAKVLKIANSAFYNFPCKISTIQQAVSRIGINAIRSLVLSFSFFSITSGEKKDIFNYEQFWEQSLSGAVAAKLIMSEITKFDWEEIFIAGLLQNIGILILALSFPQQYNQVLSEISNSKKGITELEEQLIGANHTFIGYEVSKNWGFPPVLFTPVQYHHCPKDYKGNDKKLKLAIDIVYLSGMIVNILYSNKPQMYHQKFVNESKTMLGFTDKTIGKILEHVVSEITEATSLFGFHTKDHKSIEEILLEANAALSIINMTYDQMNRELVAAKVQLQKLTKELQEKNKILERLAHLDSLTKVYNHAYFQNLLEKEINLAARKNSNLSIILADVDYFKSFNDKYGHQTGDFILTELCKLMKKSLRDYDIIARYGGEEFAIVLVETTGQEAQSVAEKLRESIAMHIFINNNKKYHVTASFGVAEIKPAVDTFTKDDLITFADKALFESKKKGRNSVTVYTLKKRWFGKKYSVVFQKQE; the protein is encoded by the coding sequence ATGACAAAGAATGACGTCTTAAAGATTGTTTTGAAATCACCTTCTTTGCCTACCTTACCAACAGTAGCGTGTAAACTTATTTCAGTCTCTTCGAAAGAAGAAACTGGCATGAGAGATATTGCAGAACTTATCTCCATGGATGCCTCACTATCAGCAAAAGTACTCAAAATAGCTAATTCGGCTTTTTATAATTTTCCTTGTAAGATAAGCACGATACAACAGGCTGTATCGAGAATTGGAATAAATGCAATTCGAAGTCTTGTTCTTTCCTTTTCTTTTTTTTCAATAACATCAGGGGAGAAAAAAGATATTTTTAACTATGAGCAATTTTGGGAACAATCCCTGTCTGGTGCTGTCGCTGCGAAACTTATTATGTCAGAGATTACCAAATTCGATTGGGAAGAAATTTTCATTGCCGGACTGTTACAAAATATCGGAATATTAATTCTGGCACTTTCGTTTCCGCAACAATATAATCAGGTCTTATCAGAGATATCCAACAGTAAAAAAGGCATCACTGAACTGGAAGAGCAATTGATCGGAGCAAACCATACATTCATTGGATACGAGGTCTCTAAAAATTGGGGGTTCCCCCCTGTATTGTTTACTCCTGTTCAATACCACCATTGTCCAAAAGACTATAAAGGGAACGATAAAAAGCTTAAGCTCGCCATTGATATTGTCTATTTGTCAGGAATGATTGTCAACATTCTCTACTCGAATAAACCCCAGATGTACCACCAAAAATTTGTGAACGAATCCAAGACAATGCTTGGCTTCACTGATAAGACCATCGGGAAGATACTAGAACACGTTGTCTCAGAAATAACAGAGGCTACCAGTTTATTTGGCTTTCATACCAAAGATCACAAATCAATTGAGGAAATCCTGCTGGAAGCCAATGCGGCCCTGAGTATTATAAATATGACATATGATCAAATGAACAGAGAACTCGTTGCCGCCAAAGTACAATTGCAAAAACTCACCAAAGAGCTTCAGGAAAAAAACAAAATCCTTGAAAGACTTGCACACCTGGATAGCTTAACAAAAGTATACAATCACGCCTATTTCCAAAACCTTCTTGAAAAGGAAATTAACCTGGCAGCCCGCAAAAACTCAAATCTCAGCATCATACTGGCAGATGTCGATTATTTCAAAAGTTTTAATGATAAATATGGACATCAAACCGGTGATTTTATTTTAACAGAATTGTGCAAATTAATGAAAAAATCACTACGGGACTATGATATAATCGCTCGTTATGGCGGCGAAGAATTCGCAATTGTTCTTGTTGAAACGACCGGGCAAGAAGCTCAGTCCGTGGCGGAAAAATTACGTGAATCAATTGCTATGCACATCTTTATCAACAATAACAAAAAATATCATGTTACGGCAAGTTTCGGTGTAGCAGAAATAAAGCCCGCTGTAGATACTTTTACGAAAGATGATCTTATTACCTTTGCAGACAAAGCTTTATTTGAATCCAAGAAGAAAGGCCGTAACTCTGTTACCGTTTATACCCTGAAGAAAAGATGGTTTGGAAAGAAATACAGCGTTGTTTTCCAGAAGCAGGAATAG
- a CDS encoding response regulator, protein MDKAKILVADDIKQNVKLLRVILTASEYDVIEAYDGEEALEKAKTENPDLILLDIMMPRLTGYEVCRKLRADGTTKNIPIVMITALHEMDDRIKGIEAGADDFISKPFNKTELLARVKSLLRMRQPTKKKDETPVLDTILSGLAEGVVVTDGQWKIKNMNQTAQELLHIQADTEDMDLLAHLSRMKLSISMDTLRNIQEKTTDFQILPSNTQHPLPANARMTKIFDEHGNIVGITLIVKKENT, encoded by the coding sequence ATGGACAAGGCAAAAATATTAGTGGCTGATGATATCAAACAAAATGTAAAACTGCTCAGAGTGATTCTGACAGCGTCCGAGTATGATGTAATTGAGGCATATGACGGTGAAGAAGCATTAGAAAAAGCAAAAACGGAAAATCCCGACTTAATATTACTGGATATTATGATGCCGAGGTTAACTGGATACGAGGTGTGCCGGAAGTTGCGTGCTGATGGGACAACAAAAAACATACCTATCGTAATGATTACCGCCTTGCATGAAATGGACGATCGTATCAAGGGAATTGAAGCAGGCGCCGATGACTTCATCAGTAAACCCTTTAATAAAACAGAACTCCTTGCCAGGGTAAAATCGCTGCTCCGCATGAGACAGCCAACCAAAAAAAAGGATGAAACGCCGGTATTGGACACGATCTTATCTGGTCTGGCGGAAGGTGTAGTTGTTACCGATGGACAATGGAAAATAAAGAACATGAATCAGACAGCACAAGAACTTTTACATATCCAGGCCGACACCGAAGATATGGATCTCCTGGCTCATCTATCACGTATGAAATTGTCCATATCCATGGATACCCTCAGGAATATTCAAGAAAAAACCACAGATTTTCAGATATTGCCTTCAAATACTCAACACCCCCTTCCTGCAAATGCCAGGATGACAAAGATATTCGATGAGCACGGAAATATCGTCGGTATTACATTAATTGTAAAAAAGGAAAATACATGA
- a CDS encoding response regulator, translating to MSGKNVMVVEDNEKNRKLMRVVLKAKGYNVIEAITGEEALAILKNQKPDIILMDIQLPGIDGLTLVKQIKADAITKDIPIIAVTAYAMKGDEQKILDTGCNAYVSKPINTQELPLIIEKYIKK from the coding sequence ATGTCTGGCAAAAATGTAATGGTTGTAGAAGACAATGAAAAAAACCGAAAACTCATGCGTGTAGTACTTAAGGCAAAGGGATACAATGTGATCGAGGCAATCACCGGTGAAGAAGCATTAGCCATTTTAAAGAATCAAAAACCGGATATTATTCTTATGGATATCCAACTTCCTGGAATAGACGGCCTTACCCTGGTGAAACAAATCAAGGCAGACGCAATTACAAAAGACATCCCCATTATCGCCGTAACCGCTTATGCCATGAAAGGAGACGAACAAAAAATCTTAGATACGGGCTGTAATGCTTATGTTAGTAAACCTATCAACACACAGGAGCTGCCGCTCATCATAGAAAAATATATTAAAAAATAG
- a CDS encoding response regulator: MKIRHKLVILLAVLLVTLNGVIAFSIYKRTRHEFIKEVREKAKLIAMELETTRNYLASALQTSKIEINEQTKLFIPAVSGHGIGMKYAEKTGYIIKQTSMRYRNLFNKPDPFEERVLRKMEEDHNLTEYWNDDVIDGKRVERYLYALYVKEDCLLCHGPEEKAPEFIRKNYAAGYDYKVGELRGAISVIIPKEIAEQRFAANVVFFITASSVSILLLVAIIFLTTGKFMKPIERLTAAVATITKTGDLTTKVDISSKDEVGQLGRAFNDMSTKLQSTYVTLEQRIAEKTAHLQQAVLALERANKMKSEFLANMSHELRTPLNAIIGFAEVLRDKIAGDLNEEQMDFVNDIHSSGRHLLQMINDILDLSKIEAGKMELQYEVFHVPEAIADVYTILKGLASKKHLELKTEILTDVKNIEADRVKFKQILYNLLSNAIKFTSENGKITLEAGLVDDMLQVSVSDTGIGMKSEDQEKVFKEFWQADSSFARKYEGTGLGLALTKRIVEMHGGKIWFESEYGKGSIFYFALPVNAPVRTIPPKESEAKPRHVIPTGEKEAKTVLVVEDDRMAADLLTLYLTNAGYNVIVAVDGEDAIKKSKEFHPFLITLDIMLPKKDGWDVLSELKNSQDVADIPVVIVSIVDNKELGFSLGAVEYLIKPIDREKLITTVNACIPIERIEGKPMKILVVDDDEKAVKYMSTILENAGFEALKAYSGKAGINLAVNSNPDLIILDLMMPEVSGFDVIERLRVHPAAKGIPIIICSAKDITPEEKKVLNGNILAIVQKSSHTKEDLLAAIKKIEQFRGKKETTEAESS; the protein is encoded by the coding sequence ATGAAGATTAGACACAAACTCGTAATACTATTGGCCGTGTTGCTGGTTACTTTGAACGGCGTAATTGCCTTTTCAATTTATAAACGAACACGCCACGAATTTATCAAAGAGGTCCGGGAAAAGGCCAAGTTAATTGCCATGGAATTAGAAACCACCCGAAATTATCTTGCCTCTGCCCTGCAAACATCCAAAATAGAAATCAACGAACAGACAAAACTTTTTATTCCTGCCGTTTCTGGCCATGGCATCGGGATGAAATATGCCGAAAAGACAGGCTACATTATAAAGCAAACCAGCATGAGGTATCGGAATTTATTCAATAAACCTGATCCCTTTGAGGAAAGGGTACTCAGGAAAATGGAAGAAGATCATAACCTTACTGAGTATTGGAATGATGATGTTATAGATGGGAAAAGGGTGGAACGTTATCTGTATGCCTTATACGTAAAAGAGGATTGTCTCCTTTGCCACGGACCAGAAGAAAAAGCCCCGGAATTTATTCGAAAAAATTACGCTGCAGGTTACGATTATAAAGTAGGAGAATTGCGAGGGGCAATAAGTGTCATTATTCCAAAAGAAATCGCTGAACAACGGTTTGCAGCGAACGTTGTTTTCTTCATTACTGCCAGTTCTGTTAGTATCTTGCTGCTCGTGGCTATTATCTTTCTGACAACAGGAAAATTTATGAAGCCGATAGAAAGGTTAACGGCTGCTGTGGCTACCATCACGAAAACAGGTGACCTTACAACAAAAGTAGATATATCGTCTAAGGATGAGGTGGGACAACTGGGTAGGGCATTTAATGATATGTCTACCAAATTGCAATCTACATATGTTACGCTGGAGCAACGAATTGCCGAAAAGACCGCTCATTTGCAACAGGCCGTTTTGGCCTTAGAACGAGCGAATAAAATGAAATCGGAGTTTCTGGCCAACATGTCACACGAACTGCGTACACCACTCAACGCAATAATTGGCTTTGCAGAGGTACTCAGGGATAAGATTGCCGGCGACTTAAATGAAGAACAGATGGACTTTGTTAATGATATCCACAGTAGTGGCCGCCACCTCCTCCAAATGATCAACGACATATTAGACTTATCTAAGATCGAAGCAGGCAAAATGGAGTTACAGTACGAAGTCTTTCATGTGCCAGAGGCCATTGCGGATGTGTATACCATACTAAAAGGACTCGCCAGTAAAAAACATCTGGAATTAAAGACAGAAATATTGACGGATGTAAAAAACATCGAAGCGGACCGGGTCAAATTCAAACAAATCTTGTATAACCTGCTCTCGAATGCCATAAAATTTACTTCGGAGAATGGTAAAATTACCTTAGAGGCTGGCCTTGTGGATGATATGCTGCAGGTATCAGTATCTGACACGGGAATTGGAATGAAATCAGAAGATCAGGAGAAGGTGTTTAAAGAGTTCTGGCAGGCAGATAGCTCGTTTGCCCGAAAGTATGAAGGAACGGGATTAGGGCTTGCCCTGACAAAAAGGATTGTCGAAATGCATGGGGGGAAAATCTGGTTTGAAAGCGAATACGGAAAAGGGAGTATATTTTATTTTGCATTACCTGTAAATGCCCCGGTCAGAACAATACCCCCTAAAGAGAGCGAGGCCAAGCCTCGCCATGTAATACCCACCGGGGAAAAGGAGGCAAAAACCGTTTTGGTTGTTGAAGATGACCGTATGGCTGCTGACCTTCTTACCCTGTACTTAACAAATGCCGGCTATAATGTTATCGTAGCTGTTGACGGAGAAGATGCTATTAAGAAGTCAAAGGAATTCCACCCTTTTTTGATTACCCTGGACATTATGTTGCCAAAAAAAGATGGATGGGACGTCCTTTCTGAGCTGAAAAATTCTCAAGACGTCGCTGATATACCGGTAGTTATCGTGTCGATTGTAGATAATAAAGAACTCGGTTTCAGCCTGGGCGCAGTAGAATATTTAATTAAACCCATCGATAGGGAAAAACTCATTACTACAGTGAATGCCTGCATTCCTATTGAAAGGATTGAGGGTAAACCTATGAAAATATTGGTCGTGGATGATGATGAAAAGGCCGTTAAGTATATGAGCACTATACTTGAAAATGCAGGCTTTGAGGCACTGAAGGCATACAGCGGTAAAGCAGGAATCAATCTCGCTGTTAACAGTAATCCGGATCTCATAATACTCGACCTTATGATGCCGGAGGTAAGCGGTTTTGATGTAATTGAAAGGCTCAGGGTTCATCCAGCAGCAAAGGGGATTCCCATCATTATTTGTTCTGCAAAAGATATTACCCCTGAGGAGAAAAAAGTATTAAACGGCAATATTTTAGCTATCGTTCAAAAGAGTAGCCACACGAAGGAAGATCTTCTTGCGGCTATTAAGAAGATAGAACAGTTCCGTGGTAAAAAAGAAACCACAGAGGCAGAGAGTTCATAA
- a CDS encoding transposase, translating to MPQQIPAEYYGKTIPKSTLYRHLRLAGATRLKLGISHQKVRIRWTRDHTHDLWIGDFQEGPYVLLDGEAIPTSLCLFIDCYSRYVVEGRYYLKQTLHILIDSLLRAWATYGSPKELCLDNAKVYHSDALRSACYAIGMKLIHRTPGDPAPGGLVERFFGTSQTQFESEVRSADILTLESLSQAFSAYLAVVYHTRTHSETNQSLPVFPGRGWIP from the coding sequence TTGCCTCAACAGATTCCTGCAGAGTACTACGGGAAAACCATACCCAAATCTACCCTCTATCGTCATCTCAGACTTGCAGGGGCAACACGCCTTAAGCTCGGCATCTCTCACCAAAAGGTGCGCATACGCTGGACTCGTGACCATACCCACGACCTCTGGATCGGAGACTTCCAGGAAGGACCCTACGTCCTCCTTGATGGTGAAGCCATTCCCACCAGCCTCTGCCTCTTTATCGACTGTTACAGCCGTTACGTAGTCGAAGGCCGGTACTATCTCAAACAAACCCTCCATATCCTTATCGATTCCCTCCTCAGGGCATGGGCTACTTACGGCTCTCCCAAAGAACTCTGCCTTGACAATGCAAAAGTCTACCACTCGGATGCCTTACGCTCTGCCTGTTATGCCATTGGCATGAAACTCATCCACAGAACCCCAGGCGACCCAGCCCCAGGCGGTCTGGTCGAACGATTCTTCGGCACCAGCCAAACCCAGTTCGAATCAGAAGTCCGCTCCGCTGATATCCTCACCCTTGAGAGTCTCAGCCAGGCATTCTCCGCTTACCTTGCCGTCGTCTATCACACAAGAACCCACTCTGAAACCAATCAATCCCTTCCAGTTTTTCCCGGACGTGGGTGGATTCCTTAA